From Pan paniscus chromosome 9, NHGRI_mPanPan1-v2.0_pri, whole genome shotgun sequence, the proteins below share one genomic window:
- the LSP1 gene encoding lymphocyte-specific protein 1 isoform X7, whose product MAEASSDPGAEEREELLGLSLKPSEAPELDEDEGFGDWSQRPEQRQQHEGAQGALDSGEPPQCRSPEGEQEDRPGLHAYKKEDSDEVHLEELSLSKEGPGPEDTVQDNLGAAGAEEEQEEHQKCQQPRTPSPLVLEGTIEQSSPPLSPTTKLIDRTESLNRSIEKSNSVKKSQPDLPISKIDQWLEQYTQAIETAGRTPKLARQASIELPSMAVASTKSRWETGEVQAQSAAKTPSCKDIVAGDMSKKSLWEQKGGSKTSSTIKSTPSGKRYKFVATGHGKYEKVLVEGGPAP is encoded by the exons CCTCAGCCTGAAGCCCTCGGAGGCCCCTGAACTGGATGAGGACGAGGGCTTTGGCGACTGGTCCCAGAGGCCAGAGCAGCGGCAGCAGCACGAGGGGGCGCAGGGCGCCTTGGACAGCGGAGAGCCCCCCCAGTGCAGGAGTCCTGAGGGGGAGCAAGAGGACAG GCCCGGCCTGCATGCCTACAAAAAGGAGGACAGTGACGAAGTCCACCTGGAGGAGTTGAGTCTGAGCAAGGAGGGGCCAGGCCCAGAGGACACTGTCCAGGACAACCTGGGGGCCGCAGGGGCtgaggaggaacaggaggag caccAGAAATGTCAGCAGCCCAGGACACCCAGCCCCTTGGTCTTGGAGGGGACCATCGAACAGAGCTCGCCTCCCCTGAGCCCTACCACCAAA CTCATCGACAGGACCGAGTCCCTAAACCGCTCCATAGAGAAgag TAACAGTGTGAAGAAATCCCAGCCAGACTTGCCCATCTCCAAGATTGATCAGTGGCTGGAACAATACACCCAGGCCATCGAG ACCGCTGGCCGGACCCCCAAGCTAGCCCGCCAGGCCTCCATAGAGCTGCCCAGCATGGCTGTGGCCAGTACCAAGAGTCGGTGGGAGACGGGTGAGGTACAGGCTCAGTCTGCGGCCAAGACTCCATCCTGCAAG GATATTGTGGCTGGAGACATGAGCAAGAAAAGCCTCTGGGAGCAGAAGGGAGGCTCCAAGACCTCATCAACAATTAAG AGCACCCCATCTGGGAAGAGGTATAAGTTTGTGGCCACCGGGCATGGGAAGTATGAGAAGGTGCTTGTGGAAGGGGGCCCGGCTCCCTAG
- the PRR33 gene encoding proline-rich protein 33: protein MLISAASMAPEVCGPSLQGTPGPPPPLLPKPGKDNLRLQKLLRKAARKKMMGGTHLAPPRAFRTSLSPVSEASHDQEVTAPHAAEGPHPAEAPRLPEAPRPAEAPRMVAALPRSPHTPIIHHVASPLQKSTFSIGLTQRRILAAQFRATGPQVVASAPEPTRPPSGFVPVSGGGGTHVTQVHIQLAPSPHNGTPEPPRTAPEGGSNSQDGDATPSPPRAQPLVPVAHIRPLPTAVQAASPLPEEPPVPRPPPSFQASVPREASARVVVPIAPTCHSLESSPHSLAPVGPGREHLEEPPMAGPASEAERVSSPAWASSPTPPSGPHPCPVPKVAPKPRLSGWTWLKKQLLEEAPEPPCPEPRQSLEPEVPAPTEQEVPAPTEQEVPALTAPRAPASRTSRMWDAVLYRMSVAEAQGRLAGPSGGEHTPASLTRLPFLYRPRFNARKLQEATRPPPTVRSILELSPQPKNFNRTATGWRLQ, encoded by the coding sequence ATGCTCATATCAGCTGCGTCGATGGCACCCGAGGTGTGCGGCCCAAGCCTCCAGGGAACCCCTGGACCCCCACCGCCCCTGCTGCCCAAGCCAGGGAAGGACAACCTGCGTTTGCAGAAGCTCCTGAGGAAGGCAGCCCGGAAGAAGATGATGGGAGGTACGCACCTCGCTCCACCCAGGGCCTTCCGCACCTCCCTATCCCCCGTGAGTGAGGCCAGCCATGACCAGGAGGTCACAGCCCCGCACGCTGCTGAGGGCCCGCACCCCGCCGAAGCCCCACGCCTTCCTGAAGCCCCGCGCCCCGCCGAGGCTCCCCGCATGGTGGCTGCCCTACCCCGCTCCCCGCACACCCCCATCATCCACCACGTGGCATCACCCCTGCAGAAGTCCACGTTCTCCATCGGCCTCACCCAGCGCAGGATTCTAGCTGCTCAATTCAGGGCCACGGGGCCCCAGGTTGTAGCCTCGGCCCCAGAACCTACCCGGCCCCCCAGTGGCTTCGTCCCTGtctctgggggtgggggcacCCACGTCACCCAGGTGCACATCCAGCTGGCACCATCCCCACACAATGGGACCCCTGAGCCTCCCAGGACAGCCCCAGAAGGGGGATCCAACAGCCAGGATGGAGATGCCACCCCAAGTCCCCCTAGGGCCCAGCCCCTGGTCCCAGTGGCTCACATCCGCCCGCTGCCCACCGCAGTCCAGGCTGCCAGTCCCTTGCCTGAGGAGCCCCCTGTACCACGGCCGCCACCCAGCTTCCAGGCCTCGGTGCCCAGAGAGGCTAGTGCCAGGGTTGTGGTGCCCATAGCCCCGACCTGCCACTCGCTGGAGTCTTCACCGCACAGCCTGGCCCCCGTGGGCCCTGGCAGAGAGCACCTGGAGGAGCCCCCGATGGCTGGCCCCGCCTCTGAGGCCGAGCGAGTGTCCAGCCCTGCCTGGGCCTCATCCCCTACCCCACCATCAGGCCCTCACCCATGCCCTGTCCCCAAAGTTGCACCCAAGCCCCGGCTCAGTGGCTGGACGTGGCTCAAGAAGCAGCTGCTGGAGGAGGCCCCAGAGCCTCCGTGCCCAGAGCCGCGGCAGAGCCTGGAGCCAGAGGTGCCCGCCCCCACAGAGCAGGAGGTGCCTGCCCCCACAGAGCAGGAGGTGCCCGCCCTCACCGCACCCCGGGCCCCCGCCTCCCGGACCTCCAGGATGTGGGATGCCGTGCTGTACCGCATGTCAGTGGCGGAGGCCCAAGGGCGCCTGGCAGGGCCCAGCGGTGGGGAGCACACCCCAGCCAGCCTCACCCGCCTGCCCTTCCTGTACCGGCCTCGCTTCAACGCCCGGAAGCTGCAGGAGGCCACCCGGCCCCCTCCCACAGTCCGCTCCATCCTGGAGCTGAGCCCCCAGCCCAAGAACTTCAACCGCACAGCGACTGGCTGGAGGCTCCAGTGA
- the LSP1 gene encoding lymphocyte-specific protein 1 isoform X8 — protein MLLSLKPSEAPELDEDEGFGDWSQRPEQRQQHEGAQGALDSGEPPQCRSPEGEQEDRPGLHAYKKEDSDEVHLEELSLSKEGPGPEDTVQDNLGAAGAEEEQEEHQKCQQPRTPSPLVLEGTIEQSSPPLSPTTKLIDRTESLNRSIEKSNSVKKSQPDLPISKIDQWLEQYTQAIETAGRTPKLARQASIELPSMAVASTKSRWETGEVQAQSAAKTPSCKDIVAGDMSKKSLWEQKGGSKTSSTIKSTPSGKRYKFVATGHGKYEKVLVEGGPAP, from the exons CCTCAGCCTGAAGCCCTCGGAGGCCCCTGAACTGGATGAGGACGAGGGCTTTGGCGACTGGTCCCAGAGGCCAGAGCAGCGGCAGCAGCACGAGGGGGCGCAGGGCGCCTTGGACAGCGGAGAGCCCCCCCAGTGCAGGAGTCCTGAGGGGGAGCAAGAGGACAG GCCCGGCCTGCATGCCTACAAAAAGGAGGACAGTGACGAAGTCCACCTGGAGGAGTTGAGTCTGAGCAAGGAGGGGCCAGGCCCAGAGGACACTGTCCAGGACAACCTGGGGGCCGCAGGGGCtgaggaggaacaggaggag caccAGAAATGTCAGCAGCCCAGGACACCCAGCCCCTTGGTCTTGGAGGGGACCATCGAACAGAGCTCGCCTCCCCTGAGCCCTACCACCAAA CTCATCGACAGGACCGAGTCCCTAAACCGCTCCATAGAGAAgag TAACAGTGTGAAGAAATCCCAGCCAGACTTGCCCATCTCCAAGATTGATCAGTGGCTGGAACAATACACCCAGGCCATCGAG ACCGCTGGCCGGACCCCCAAGCTAGCCCGCCAGGCCTCCATAGAGCTGCCCAGCATGGCTGTGGCCAGTACCAAGAGTCGGTGGGAGACGGGTGAGGTACAGGCTCAGTCTGCGGCCAAGACTCCATCCTGCAAG GATATTGTGGCTGGAGACATGAGCAAGAAAAGCCTCTGGGAGCAGAAGGGAGGCTCCAAGACCTCATCAACAATTAAG AGCACCCCATCTGGGAAGAGGTATAAGTTTGTGGCCACCGGGCATGGGAAGTATGAGAAGGTGCTTGTGGAAGGGGGCCCGGCTCCCTAG